The Salvia splendens isolate huo1 chromosome 21, SspV2, whole genome shotgun sequence genome includes a window with the following:
- the LOC121783697 gene encoding solanesyl diphosphate synthase 2, chloroplastic-like: MMSVTCSNLDFGRARLDFAACGCSSSVSTRNIGKGLLKKVNWRRRFLGCRRRVFSTKTPEAFLNGVAAGPPPALDLADEEKGLPSMSDMFEVVSEDLLQLNKNLQSIVGSENPVLMSAAEQIFEAGGKRMRPALVFLASRATAEIAGLKDLTKEHRRLAEIIEMIHTASLIHDDVIDESNMRRGKETVHQLYGTRVAVLAGDFMFAQSSWYLANLENLEVIKLISQVIKDFASGEIKQASSLFDCDVRLDEYLIKSYYKTASLIAASTKGSSIFSGVNSSISEKMYQYGKNLGLSFQVVDDILDFTQSAEQLGKPAGSDLAKGNLTAPVIFALEKETKLRDIIDSEFCEMGSLEEAIEIVKHSGGIYRARELAREMADLAVENLHCLPPSPFRLSLEQLVNYNLERIK, from the exons ATGATGTCAGTGACATGTAGTAATCTCGATTTTGGTAGAGCAAGATTGGATTTTGCTGCGTGTGGGTGCTCTTCCAGTGTTTCCACGAGAAATATCGGAAAGGGGCTGCTCAAGAAAGTGAATTGGCGCCGCAGATTCTTGGGTTGCCGGCGGCGCGTGTTTTCGACCAAGACTCCGGAAGCTTTTCTCAATG GGGTTGCTGCTGGTCCCCCTCCTGCACTGGACTTGGCTGATGAGGAAAAGGGCCTTCCTTCAATGTCGGATATGTTTGAAGTGGTTTCTGAAGATTTACTGCAATTGAATAAGAATCTGCAGTCG ATTGTTGGTTCAGAAAACCCTGTTTTGATGTCTGCTGCTGAGCAAATATTCGAAGCTGGTGGGAAAAGAATGCGGCCAGCTTTAGTTTTTCTAGCCTCACGAGCCACTGCAGAAATCGCTGGTCTGAA GGATCTTACCAAAGAACATAGAAGGTTGGCCGAGATCATCGAGATGATCCACACTGCTAGTCTGATTCATGACGATGTAATAGATGAAAGCAACATGAGGAGAG GAAAGGAAACCGTCCATCAATTATATGGCACAAGAGTGGCCGTTCTTGCTGGGGATTTCATGTTTGCTCAATCATCGTGGTACCTGGCAAATCTCGAAAATCTTGAAGTTATCAAGCTTATAAGCCAG GTTATTAAAGATTTTGCTAGTGGCGAAATAAAGCAGGCATCGAGTTTGTTCGACTGTGATGTTCGCCTTGATGAGTATCTAATCAAGAGCTACTACAAAACAGCCTCCTTGATTGCTGCTAGCACCAAGGGATCCTCGATTTTCAGTGGGGTCAACAGTTCCATCAGCGAGAAGATGTACCAGTATGGTAAGAATTTGGGGCTCTCGTTCCAAGTCGTTGATGACATATTGGATTTCACTCAGTCAGCAGAGCAGCTGGGAAAACCGGCTGGGAGCGACCTGGCAAAGGGAAACCTTACTGCTCCGGTCATATTTGCACTTGAGAAAGAGACGAAGCTCAGAGACATCATTGACTCTGAATTCTGTGAGATGGGCTCTCTTGAGGAGGCCATTGAGATTGTCAAGCACAGCGGGGGGATTTATAGGGCTCGGGAGCTGGCAAGAGAAATGGCCGATCTAGCTGTTGAGAATCTCCACTGCCTTCCCCCGAGTCCCTTTAGGCTATCACTGGAACAGTTGGTGAACTATAATTTGGAACGGATAAAATGA
- the LOC121784233 gene encoding GPI-anchored hemophore cfmA-like, translating to MGLLSSGIPDTPAARVETPVPTRGGSGSWGGGGRGGGGSRGTGHVGGRTGSGAGILSGEGSGTGGSGGSSSGSNWGKPYTKDESIAVAKAWDTITSNPVVGTDQAEGSFWRRVMFAYEEFKPDGAERRDPEQLRKKWGRILRATKRFSSIYENNLRHAESGRRAADVKNLSEGQYHTEALETNSASNEKLPEFLKWVI from the exons atgggtctgctcagttctggCATCCCAGATACGCCGGCAGCACGAGTGGAAACAcccgttccgacccgaggagGTAGCGGCAGTTGGGGCGGAGGCGGtaggggcggaggcggcagtcgtGGCACCGGCCACGTCGGTGGGCGCACGGGCAGCGGGGCCGGCATTCTGAGTGGCGAGGGCAGTGGCACTGGCGGTAGCGGTGGCTCTAGTTCTGGGTCCAACTGGGGCAAGCCATACACCAAAGAcgagagcattgccgtggcgaaggCTTGGGATACTATCACTTCGAACCCCGTGGTGGGCACAGATCAGgccgaggggagcttttggaggcgcgtcatgtTTGCATACGAGGAGTTCAAACCCGACGGCGCCGAGAggcgcgacccagaacagctccgGAAAAAGTGGGGTAGGATTCTCCGTGCGACCAAGCGGTTCTcgtccatatacgagaacaaccttcgccacgctgagagtggccgcAGAGCAGCAGATGTTAAGAACCTGTCTGAGGGCCAATACCACACAgagg CATTGGAGACTAATTCTGCGTCAAATGAGAAATTGCCCGAGTTTCTGAAGTGGGTTATTTAG